In one window of Hymenobacter nivis DNA:
- a CDS encoding aspartate kinase: MLTVEKIGGTSMSAFGDVLNNIIFYNRQGPELYNRIFVVSAYAGVTNWLLENKKTGAPGVYHRISEFKKFHAALRDVTAQLKALNQQYVPLGLDLAVADTFIEQRMQDAKTYLDSLVNVLASGYVSSENVLQAAREILASIGEAHAAFNSVNILQNKGVNATLVDLSGFHDHKPYTIDQRIRHAFKNIKFDETVCIATGYAKGTEGIMREFDRGYSEVTFSKIAVAVRSQEAIIHKEYHLCSADPGLVGLDHCRPVGATNYDVADQLADVGMEAIHPKASKPLEINGINLRIKNTFEPAHAGTLITKDYVSAQTRVEVITGTDQVVMVDVYDPQMVGTAGFDLDIMRIFYELNISYAFKATSANSISVLIWEKDLKNNLVQQLEAKYEKVTVEKTAMVCLIGSNIDRPGLLAQAAGALAAEGVNIKSAGFALRKVNIQFIIDRADYKAAIVALNKSLADG; encoded by the coding sequence GTGCTGACAGTAGAAAAAATCGGCGGCACGTCGATGAGCGCCTTTGGTGACGTGCTCAACAACATCATCTTTTACAACCGCCAGGGCCCCGAATTGTACAACCGCATCTTCGTGGTGTCGGCCTATGCGGGCGTTACCAACTGGCTGCTGGAGAACAAGAAAACCGGCGCGCCCGGCGTGTACCACCGCATCAGCGAGTTCAAGAAATTCCACGCGGCGCTGCGCGACGTGACGGCTCAGCTCAAGGCCCTGAACCAGCAGTATGTGCCGCTGGGCCTCGACCTGGCCGTGGCTGATACCTTCATCGAGCAGCGGATGCAGGACGCCAAAACCTACCTCGATAGCCTCGTGAACGTGCTGGCCTCGGGCTACGTGAGCAGCGAAAACGTGCTGCAAGCGGCCCGCGAAATCCTGGCCTCCATCGGCGAAGCGCACGCGGCGTTCAACTCGGTTAACATCTTGCAAAACAAGGGTGTGAACGCCACCCTGGTGGACCTGAGCGGCTTCCACGACCACAAGCCGTACACCATCGACCAGCGCATCCGGCACGCCTTCAAGAACATCAAGTTCGACGAAACCGTGTGCATTGCCACTGGCTACGCCAAGGGCACGGAGGGTATCATGCGGGAGTTTGACCGCGGGTATTCGGAGGTGACGTTCAGTAAGATAGCCGTGGCTGTGCGGTCCCAGGAGGCCATCATCCACAAGGAATACCACCTGTGCTCGGCCGACCCGGGCCTGGTGGGCCTCGACCACTGCCGCCCCGTGGGGGCCACCAACTACGACGTGGCCGACCAGCTGGCCGACGTGGGCATGGAAGCCATCCATCCGAAAGCGTCGAAGCCGCTCGAAATCAACGGCATCAACCTGCGCATCAAGAACACCTTCGAGCCCGCCCACGCCGGCACCCTGATTACCAAGGACTACGTGTCGGCCCAGACGCGGGTGGAGGTAATTACGGGTACCGACCAGGTGGTGATGGTGGACGTGTACGACCCGCAGATGGTGGGCACGGCCGGCTTCGACCTCGACATCATGCGCATCTTCTACGAACTGAACATCAGCTACGCCTTCAAGGCCACCAGCGCCAACAGTATTTCGGTGCTGATTTGGGAGAAGGACCTGAAAAACAACCTCGTGCAGCAGCTCGAAGCCAAGTACGAGAAGGTGACCGTGGAGAAAACGGCCATGGTGTGCCTCATCGGCTCCAACATCGACCGGCCCGGCCTGCTGGCCCAGGCTGCCGGGGCCCTGGCCGCCGAGGGCGTTAATATCAAGAGCGCCGGCTTCGCGCTGCGCAAGGTCAACATCCAGTTCATCATCGACCGCGCCGACTACAAAGCGGCCATCGTCGCGCTGAACAAAAGCCTGGCTGACGGCTGA
- the gndA gene encoding NADP-dependent phosphogluconate dehydrogenase — MSPNPTEFAFGMIGLGTMGRNLLLNMADHHFAVAGYDKNQKQVDLLAQEGEGKPVRGFTDPQAFVRSLKTPRAIMLLVPAGAIVDSVIAEMLPLLTPGDILIDGGNSHFTDTERRAKDLENKGFHFFGMGVSGGEEGARFGPSMMPGGDREAYKTMQPVFEAIAAKVDGAPCVAYMGPGAAGHFVKMVHNGIEYALMELIAETYGLLKTGLGLDNAAIGQVFAQWNEGRLQSFLLDITKDIFVFKAPGTDHLLLDDIKDEARSKGTGKWTSQVAMDLQAPIPTIDAAVSMRDLSKYKQLREQLAQQYGPAAGALAGDKDALLKHLEQAFYFSMIMSYAQGMHLLAQASAEYKYDLQLATIAKIWRGGCIIRSAFLNDIFNAFESGNQLAHLLLDKKVQELVQGAVPGMRAVVGAAVAAGVAVPAYASALGYFDAFRTARLPSNLIQAQRDYFGAHTYELVGKEGVFHTQWTALHAKAEAPAGPQANETPATSPVLGTKQSNVEASKTQS, encoded by the coding sequence ATGAGCCCCAACCCCACGGAATTTGCGTTCGGCATGATTGGTCTCGGCACTATGGGCCGCAACTTGCTGCTGAACATGGCCGACCACCACTTTGCCGTCGCCGGGTACGACAAAAACCAGAAGCAGGTAGACCTACTGGCCCAGGAAGGCGAGGGCAAGCCCGTGCGGGGCTTCACCGATCCTCAGGCCTTCGTGCGCAGCCTCAAAACGCCCCGTGCCATCATGCTGCTGGTGCCCGCCGGTGCCATCGTGGACAGCGTAATTGCCGAAATGCTGCCCCTGCTGACCCCCGGCGACATCCTCATCGATGGCGGCAACTCGCACTTCACCGACACCGAGCGCCGGGCCAAAGATTTGGAAAACAAAGGGTTTCACTTCTTCGGTATGGGCGTGTCGGGCGGCGAGGAAGGGGCCCGGTTTGGGCCCAGCATGATGCCCGGCGGCGACCGGGAAGCCTACAAAACGATGCAGCCCGTATTCGAGGCCATTGCGGCCAAAGTAGACGGGGCCCCCTGCGTGGCCTACATGGGCCCCGGGGCGGCCGGCCACTTCGTGAAAATGGTGCACAACGGCATCGAGTACGCCCTGATGGAGCTGATTGCCGAAACCTACGGCCTGCTCAAAACCGGCCTGGGCCTCGACAATGCTGCCATCGGCCAGGTGTTTGCGCAGTGGAACGAGGGCCGCTTGCAGTCGTTCCTGCTCGACATCACCAAGGATATTTTCGTCTTTAAGGCCCCTGGCACTGACCACCTGCTGCTCGACGACATCAAGGACGAGGCCCGCTCGAAGGGCACTGGTAAGTGGACCTCGCAGGTGGCCATGGATTTGCAGGCCCCCATCCCGACCATCGACGCGGCCGTGTCGATGCGCGACCTCTCGAAGTACAAGCAGTTGCGCGAGCAACTGGCCCAGCAGTACGGCCCCGCGGCCGGGGCCCTGGCCGGCGACAAAGACGCGCTGCTCAAGCACCTGGAGCAGGCGTTCTATTTCAGCATGATCATGAGCTACGCCCAGGGCATGCACCTGCTGGCCCAGGCCTCGGCCGAGTACAAGTACGACTTGCAGCTGGCCACCATCGCCAAAATCTGGCGCGGCGGCTGCATCATCCGCTCCGCATTCCTGAACGATATTTTCAATGCCTTTGAAAGTGGCAATCAGCTTGCCCACTTGTTGTTAGATAAAAAAGTGCAGGAGTTGGTGCAGGGCGCCGTGCCTGGCATGCGCGCCGTGGTGGGCGCTGCCGTGGCGGCCGGCGTAGCCGTACCGGCCTACGCCTCGGCGCTGGGCTACTTCGACGCCTTCCGCACGGCGCGGCTGCCCTCGAACCTCATTCAGGCCCAGCGCGACTACTTCGGGGCCCACACCTACGAGCTGGTGGGCAAGGAAGGCGTGTTTCATACCCAGTGGACTGCGCTGCACGCCAAAGCGGAGGCCCCCGCTGGGCCCCAAGCCAACGAAACGCCCGCCACGTCCCCCGTGCTTGGTACCAAGCAGTCGAACGTGGAGGCCTCTAAAACACAATCGTAA
- the zwf gene encoding glucose-6-phosphate dehydrogenase — translation MDALLKSQPTVFVIFGGTGDLNARKLAPALYNLYLEGWMPDHFAFIGTGRTKLTDNDFRVRVTGDVNKFSRSGQVKDEQWQSFAPNIYYQPADVQDAETYKEFGKKIKALEKEWKAPANVIYYLAVAPNFFPIIAENLAKAGLTEDAGCTRIVIEKPFGHDLASAKELNLLLGRIFQEKQIYRIDHYLGKETVQNIMAFRFANAIMEPLWNRNSIEHVQISVTEQLGVGDRLGYYDGSGALRDMIQNHLLQLLCIVAMEPPVSFSAEEVRNRKVDVLRAMRRFTPDTVREQAVRGQYASGWMEGQQVPGYREEPGANPHSNTETFAAVKFFVDNWRWQGVPFYLRTGKRLHRSASVITIQFKDVPHLIFSPETAETMRQNRLVISIQPEMSIRLQVQAKRPGVDMMLNTVDMVFDYKGTYQSEAPEAYETLLLDVMLGDQTLFMRADQVEEAWDLVMPILTSWQTRTSQNFPNYSADSWGPEDAEALVAKDGFHWFTLPLNGKK, via the coding sequence ATGGACGCCCTCCTGAAATCGCAGCCGACGGTATTCGTCATCTTCGGCGGCACCGGCGACCTGAACGCCCGAAAGCTGGCCCCGGCCCTCTACAACCTGTACCTAGAAGGCTGGATGCCCGACCATTTTGCCTTCATCGGCACGGGCCGCACCAAGCTCACCGACAATGACTTTCGGGTCCGGGTAACGGGCGACGTGAACAAGTTTTCGCGCAGCGGCCAGGTAAAAGACGAGCAGTGGCAGAGCTTTGCGCCCAACATCTACTACCAGCCGGCCGACGTGCAGGACGCCGAAACCTACAAGGAATTCGGCAAAAAAATTAAGGCCCTGGAGAAGGAGTGGAAGGCGCCTGCCAACGTGATTTACTACCTGGCGGTGGCCCCCAACTTCTTCCCCATCATTGCCGAAAACCTGGCCAAGGCCGGCCTGACGGAAGACGCCGGCTGCACGCGCATCGTGATTGAAAAGCCCTTTGGGCACGATTTGGCATCGGCCAAGGAGTTGAATTTGCTGCTGGGCCGCATTTTCCAGGAGAAGCAGATTTACCGCATCGACCACTACCTGGGCAAGGAAACGGTGCAGAATATCATGGCTTTCCGTTTCGCGAACGCCATCATGGAGCCGCTTTGGAACCGCAACAGCATCGAGCACGTGCAGATTTCGGTGACCGAGCAGCTCGGCGTGGGCGACCGCCTAGGCTACTACGACGGCTCTGGGGCCCTGCGCGACATGATCCAGAACCACCTCTTGCAGCTGCTGTGCATTGTGGCGATGGAGCCGCCGGTGAGTTTTTCGGCCGAGGAAGTGCGCAACCGCAAGGTGGACGTGCTGCGCGCCATGCGCCGCTTTACGCCCGATACCGTGCGCGAGCAGGCCGTGCGCGGCCAGTACGCCAGCGGCTGGATGGAGGGCCAGCAGGTGCCCGGCTACCGCGAGGAGCCCGGCGCCAACCCCCATTCGAACACCGAAACCTTCGCCGCCGTGAAGTTTTTCGTGGATAACTGGCGCTGGCAGGGGGTACCGTTTTACCTGCGCACAGGCAAGCGTTTGCACCGCTCGGCCTCGGTCATCACCATCCAGTTCAAGGACGTGCCACACCTCATTTTTTCGCCCGAAACGGCGGAAACTATGCGGCAGAACCGGCTGGTTATCAGCATTCAGCCCGAAATGAGCATCCGCCTACAAGTGCAGGCCAAACGCCCCGGCGTCGACATGATGCTGAACACCGTGGATATGGTGTTCGACTACAAAGGCACTTACCAAAGCGAGGCCCCCGAGGCCTACGAAACCCTGCTGCTCGACGTGATGCTCGGCGACCAGACGCTGTTTATGCGCGCCGACCAGGTGGAGGAGGCCTGGGACTTGGTGATGCCCATCCTGACCTCTTGGCAGACCCGCACCAGCCAGAATTTCCCCAATTACTCGGCCGATTCGTGGGGCCCCGAAGACGCCGAAGCCCTCGTGGCCAAGGACGGTTTCCACTGGTTCACGCTCCCGCTCAACGGCAAGAAATAG
- the pgl gene encoding 6-phosphogluconolactonase: MERHIFSSEDAVLGALANFFVATADQAIAARGRFAVALSGGSSPKKLYELLASDAYRVQVAWGKVYFFFGDERTVPKTSPDSNYLMAKKALFDPLDTRPDHVFAVDTALAPAEAAAQYGVAIEEFFGDEPARFDLVLLGLGDNAHTASLFPHTPVLHDASVGVKDVFVAELNTTRITLTAPLLNQARATAFLVYGAGKAIAVQQILEGPRDVDQYPAQLIAPAGGNVHWFLDEAAAADLK, encoded by the coding sequence ATGGAACGCCACATATTTTCATCAGAAGACGCCGTTCTAGGGGCCCTGGCCAACTTTTTTGTGGCCACGGCCGACCAGGCCATTGCCGCCCGCGGGCGCTTCGCGGTGGCGCTGTCAGGCGGCAGCTCGCCCAAAAAGCTCTACGAGCTGCTGGCTTCCGACGCCTACCGCGTCCAGGTAGCCTGGGGTAAGGTTTACTTCTTTTTCGGCGACGAGCGCACCGTCCCCAAGACCTCGCCCGACAGCAACTACCTGATGGCCAAAAAGGCCCTCTTTGATCCGCTGGATACCCGGCCCGACCACGTTTTTGCCGTCGATACCGCCCTGGCCCCGGCCGAGGCGGCGGCGCAGTACGGGGTGGCCATTGAGGAGTTTTTCGGCGACGAGCCGGCCCGGTTCGACCTCGTGCTGCTGGGCCTGGGCGACAACGCCCACACGGCCTCCCTCTTCCCGCACACGCCCGTGCTACACGACGCGTCGGTGGGCGTGAAGGACGTGTTCGTAGCCGAGCTGAACACGACCCGTATCACCCTCACCGCCCCGCTGCTGAACCAGGCGCGCGCCACCGCCTTCCTAGTGTACGGCGCGGGCAAGGCCATTGCCGTGCAGCAAATCCTGGAGGGCCCCCGCGACGTGGACCAGTACCCCGCCCAGCTCATCGCGCCCGCCGGTGGCAACGTGCACTGGTTTCTGGACGAAGCCGCGGCCGCTGATTTGAAATAA
- the rpiA gene encoding ribose-5-phosphate isomerase RpiA, which yields MNPTASSPSPTGALTLAQEKQVAAAAALRWVRDGMLLGLGTGSTSAQFIMQLGAAVQNGLKVQGTATSLASEALARQLGIPLIAPRRGLRFDLAVDGADELDGQLRLIKGGGGALLREKVLETASDYLVVIGDSSKLVPVLGRFPLPLEVVPFALPWVLDAVEALGGAPVVRMAQPGATDYYFSDQKNLLVDCHFGQILEPERLAAQLKTIPGIVEHGLFLGLAKAAIVVRDGAALVLRPGEAARPATEFDVLP from the coding sequence ATGAACCCAACCGCCTCCTCCCCTAGCCCCACCGGAGCCCTCACGCTGGCCCAGGAAAAGCAGGTGGCCGCCGCCGCCGCCCTGCGCTGGGTGCGCGACGGTATGCTACTGGGCCTGGGCACGGGCAGCACGTCGGCCCAGTTCATCATGCAGCTGGGCGCGGCGGTGCAGAACGGCCTGAAGGTGCAGGGCACCGCCACTTCACTAGCCAGCGAGGCCCTGGCGCGGCAGCTGGGCATTCCACTGATAGCGCCCCGGCGCGGCCTGCGCTTTGACCTGGCCGTGGACGGAGCCGATGAGCTGGACGGCCAGTTGCGCCTAATAAAAGGCGGCGGCGGGGCCCTGCTGCGCGAAAAAGTGCTGGAAACCGCCTCCGATTACCTGGTGGTTATCGGCGATTCGTCGAAGCTGGTGCCGGTGCTGGGCCGGTTCCCGCTGCCGCTGGAAGTGGTGCCGTTCGCCCTGCCCTGGGTGCTCGATGCGGTAGAGGCGCTGGGCGGGGCCCCAGTAGTGCGTATGGCCCAGCCGGGCGCAACCGACTACTACTTTTCTGACCAGAAAAACCTACTCGTGGACTGCCACTTCGGCCAGATTCTGGAGCCGGAACGGCTGGCAGCGCAGCTCAAAACCATTCCCGGCATCGTGGAGCACGGCCTGTTTTTAGGCCTGGCCAAAGCCGCCATCGTGGTGCGCGACGGTGCGGCGCTGGTACTGCGGCCCGGCGAAGCCGCGCGCCCGGCGACGGAGTTTGACGTGCTGCCGTAG